The proteins below are encoded in one region of Coffea arabica cultivar ET-39 chromosome 4c, Coffea Arabica ET-39 HiFi, whole genome shotgun sequence:
- the LOC113739471 gene encoding pentatricopeptide repeat-containing protein At1g18485-like gives MALVLPLFSSHHLHHHNHHHHHHLPIRNPISNHSVQSISTPVENRSGRRNSPLEEITELCESKTLIKALNLIQENPHNSFLDPTQKALALGILLQACGVDKNIEIGRKVHELIRESIHLRNNPVLNTRVITMYAMCGSPSDSRSVFDQIRGKNLYQWNALLSGYTRNESYYDALYLFDEMISITEYMPDNFTFPCVIKACGGILDVDLGMAVHGMVVKMGLASDVFVGNALIAMYGRFGILENADKMFEFMPEKNLVSWNSMLSVLSENRCFQESFNFFRELLMGLDGLVPDSATMVTILPACAGEGDSVMGKAVHGLVVKFGMSGDVMVSNALIDMYSKCGLLEKARVTFDLNDSKNVVSWNSMIGGYSRKGLIDGTFDLVRKMQMERDKFKANELTVLNVLPCCQEASELLYLKELQGYSIRHGFEKDELLANAFITAYARCALLSTAECLFDKLERKAVSSWNALVGGCVQNGNPSKALEKYLEMARSGIDPDLVSIGSLLLACNHLKSLWYAKEIHGFVLRKGLEIDSFISTSLLSLYFSCDIPAHAQVLFDSMETRGLVSWNAMIAGYLQYRLPCAALDIFREMVSDGIQPKEITIVGVLGAISRLSALHLGKEAHCFALKVDLMKDSLVNCSLIDMYAKSGSIELSQTVFDHVQDKDTALCTAMISGYAIHGYGKEAHMLFQKLKKLGLKPNLCTFSNILIACKHAGLIEQGLSYLTEMHAFQKIEPKLEHYACVIDMLGRAGRFVDALELIASMPIKPDARIWSSLLSSCRNHRELDLGNEFAEKLLELEPSRAESYILVSNFFAGFGKWDDVRRVRGIMKEMGLQKDVGCSWTEVGGKTYSFIVGDEMLPDSEEIRLMWKTLE, from the coding sequence ATGGCTTTGGTGCTCCCGTTATTTTCAAGCCATCATCTCCACCACcataatcatcatcatcatcatcacctCCCCATTCGCAATCCCATCAGCAATCATTCAGTTCAATCGATTTCCACCCCAGTTGAGAACAGAAGTGGTCGTCGTAATTCTCCTCTTGAAGAAATAACTGAACTTTGCGAATCAAAAACTCTCATCAAAGCCTTGAATTTGATTCAAGAAAATCCGCATAATAGCTTTCTTGATCCAACCCAAAAAGCTTTAGCCTTGGGAATACTCTTACAGGCCTGTGGAGTTGACAAAAACATTGAAATAGGAAGAAAAGTCCATGAATTAATTCGGGAGTCGATCcatttgagaaataatcctgTACTAAATACTAGGGTCATTACAATGTATGCAATGTGTGGTTCTCCCTCAGATTCCCGCTCTGTTTTTGATCAAATACGGGGGAAAAATCTGTACCAATGGAATGCGCTTTTGAGTGGGTATACAAGAAATGAGTCTTACTATGATGCGTTGTATCTTTTTGATGAAATGATCTCAATAACAGAATATATGCCGGATAATTTTACGTTTCCTTGTGTTATAAAGGCTTGTGGAGGGATTTTGGATGTGGATTTGGGAATGGCTGTTCATGGGATGGTAGTGAAGATGGGTTTGGCTTCTGATGTGTTTGTGGGGAATGCATTGATTGCTATGTATGGGAGGTTTGGGATTCTTGAGAATGCCGACAAGATGTTTGAGTTTATGCCTGAGAAGAACTTGGTTTCTTGGAATTCTATGCTTTCCGTTCTGTCCGAAAATAGGTGTTTTCAAgaaagttttaatttttttagagAATTGTTAATGGGTTTGGATGGATTGGTTCCTGATTCAGCTACAATGGTGACTATTTTGCCTGCTTGCGCAGGGGAAGGGGATTCCGTGATGGGAAAGGCTGTTCATGGTTTAGTGGTGAAATTTGGGATGAGTGGGGATGTAATGGTGAGCAATGCACTAATTGACATGTATTCAAAATGTGGGCTTTTGGAGAAAGCCCGAGTTACTTTTGACTTGAATGATAGCAAGAATGTAGTATCTTGGAATTCAATGATTGGGGGGTATTCTAGAAAAGGACTTATTGATGGAACATTTGACCTTGTGAGGAAGATGCAAATGGAAAGGGATAAGTTCAAGGCTAATGAACTAACAGTGTTGAACGTATTGCCTTGTTGTCAGGAGGCTTCAGAGCTATTGTATTTGAAGGAACTGCAAGGGTATTCTATTAGACATGGGTTTGAAAAAGATGAATTGTTAGCGAACGCTTTTATTACAGCATATGCTAGATGTGCTTTATTAAGTACGGCCGAGTGTCTGTTTGATAAATTGGAGAGGAAAGCAGTGAGCTCCTGGAATGCACTTGTAGGTGGATGTGTACAGAATGGGAATCCATCCAAAGCATTAGAAAAGTATCTTGAAATGGCACGTTCAGGAATTGACCCTGACTTGGTTAGCATTGGTAGCCTTCTTTTAGCTTGTAATCATTTGAAATCACTATGGTATGCTAAAGAAATTCACGGTTTTGTTCTTAGAAAGGGGTTAGAAATTGATTCGTTTATCAGTACTTCACTGCTTTCACTTTACTTTAGTTGTGATATTCCAGCACATGCACAAGTTCTATTTGACAGCATGGAGACAAGAGGGTTAGTGTCTTGGAATGCAATGATTGCAGGGTACTTGCAGTATAGACTGCCTTGTGCAGCTTTGGATATCTTTCGTGAAATGGTATCTGATGGTATCCAACCTAAAGAAATTACTATAGTAGGTGTCCTAGGTGCTATTTCACGGTTGTCAGCTTTGCATCTTGGGAAAGAAGCTCATTGCTTTGCTCTGAAGGTTGACTTAATGAAGGATAGTTTGGTTAATTGTTCCTTAATCGACATGTATGCCAAAAGTGGGTCAATAGAATTATCCCAAACAGTTTTTGATCACGTACAGGATAAAGACACTGCATTATGTACAGCTATGATTTCTGGCTATGCAATTCATGGATATGGAAAGGAGGCTCATATGCTATTCCAGAAACTGAAAAAGCTTGGCTTGAAGCCCAACCTCTGTACATTTTCTAATATCCTAATTGCATGTAAGCATGCTGGACTGATTGAACAGGGACTTAGTTATTTAACCGAAATGCATGCTTTTCAGAAGATAGAGCCTAAGTTGGAGCATTATGCATGTGTAATTGACATGCTCGGTCGTGCAGGACGATTTGTTGATGCTTTAGAGCTAATTGCTAGTATGCCTATTAAACCTGATGCCAGAATTTGGAGCTCATTGCTTAGTTCCTGTAGAAATCACCGTGAGTTGGATTTGGGAAATGAATTTGCTGAGAAATTGTTAGAACTGGAGCCAAGCAGAGCTGAAAGTTATATTCTAGTCTCTAACTTCTTTGCTGGTTTTGGGAAGTGGGATGATGTGAGAAGGGTCAGGGGTATAATGAAAGAGATGGGACTACAGAAGGATGTAGGTTGTAGTTGGACTGAAGTTGGAGGGAAAACTTATAGCTTCATTGTTGGTGACGAAATGCTTCCTGACTCAGAAGAGATTAGGCTTATGTGGAAGACATTAGAGTAG